The Phaeodactylum tricornutum CCAP 1055/1 chromosome 8, whole genome shotgun sequence genome has a window encoding:
- a CDS encoding predicted protein produces the protein MSYLNNRVGNGGPSGSKAVRPQNYVPGLGRGAAGFTTRSDVGPAANVALTAESTGGSRAADARAAKLQAQKQKGLFGDAPQNYVPGAGRGAGSMGAAGTGGPATATVGSYDAFGGYQERPVNEVPGQYDEDDDEADRIWAAIDERVQSRKRKSQQRKEETVATSAETDNARVRIGSQFRELKEKLKDVSEDQWAAIPDVGDHSIKYKRQRQQQNEMFTPLSDTLLEQRNQANLDATAGNTALAGTTTAADGIHTTGVTTTMANMSGLSAARGTVLGMSLDKMSDSVSGQTNVDPQGYLTSLGSSTTALNNASQVADIHKARLLLKSVRDTNPQHGPGWIASARVEETAGKLLQARKIIQEGTRVCPDNEDVWLEAARLHPIPVAKSILATAVRRIPTSIQIFLKAASLETADSAKKAVLRKALEANPTSTLLWKAAIDLEEADDARVLLAVAVEKVPQDVDLWLALARLETYQSAQKVLNKARKALPSDRSVWLAAAKLEESQDHVDTVSKIVDRAVRSLRKQDAVISREQWLEEAEKAESADAPITSAAIIHHTIGQDVEEEDCLRTWSEDAKACVARGSVVTARSILAHALRVFPSKRVLWMQAVELERQHGTAVTLEERLRDATHALPRVEIFWLLRAKEQWMAGKVDEARQILTDAFAANPDSESVWLAAAKLEWENDELERARVLFARARERAPTARVYMKSAILEREQKCFGDALKLVEEGIEKYPKFAKLYMIGGQIYADDMPKHKGSLDRARKFYQRGLEACLENVTLWKLASRLEESAWRFDAKDAAGESDKAVSNGNVVAKPGAAGATKARSLLELARLKNPKNAELWLEAVRLERRNGSLRISESLLAKALQECPTSGMLLAETIWTAPRATQKSKSADAIQLCPDDPQVIVAVASLFASERKHEKARKWFDRAVTLNPDLGDSWVRYYVFELQWGTVEQQGAVKERCIAAEPKHGELWASTRKEVTRRHESIGEGLEVAAQKLRNAQESENPSVML, from the coding sequence ATGTCGTATTTGAACAATCGTGTCGGCAACGGCGGTCCCAGCGGCAGCAAAGCGGTTCGCCCCCAGAACTACGTACCCGGACTCGGGCGCGGGGCTGCCGGATTTACAACGCGCTCCGATGTCGGGCCCGCAGCGAACGTTGCCCTTACGGCCGAATCCACGGGAGGCAGTCGGGCAGCGGATGCACGCGCTGCCAAACTGCAAGCCCAAAAGCAGAAGGGTCTCTTTGGAGATGCGCCTCAGAATTACGTACCGGGAGCGGGACGGGGTGCGGGCAGCATGGGTGCAGCGGGGACCGGGGGGCCTGCCACGGCGACAGTGGGTTCCTACGACGCCTTTGGCGGCTATCAGGAACGCCCAGTGAACGAAGTTCCGGGACAgtacgacgaagatgatgacgaagcgGATCGTATTTGGGCTGCCATTGACGAACGTGTGCAGAGCAGGAAACGAAAGTCCCAACAGCGAAAAGAGGAAACCGTAGCAACGTCCGCCGAGACGGACAATGCTCGTGTACGGATAGGATCGCAATTCAGAGAGCTCAAAGAGAAACTGAAAGATGTTTCGGAAGACCAGTGGGCAGCTATTCCCGACGTGGGGGATCACAGCATCAAGTACAAGAGACAAAGGCAGCAACAAAACGAAATGTTTACTCCGCTCTCCGATACCCTACTAGAGCAGAGGAATCAAGCCAATCTTGACGCAACTGCGGGCAACACAGCCTTGGCCGGGACTACTACAGCCGCTGATGGCATCCACACCACGGGAGTAACTACGACCATGGCCAACATGTCGGGATTGAGTGCCGCGCGGGGTACCGTCTTGGGCATGAGTCTCGATAAAATGTCTGACTCCGTATCCGGTCAAACCAACGTGGATCCTCAAGGCTACCTGACGTCGCTCGGCAGTAGCACTACAGCCCTCAACAACGCTTCACAAGTGGCTGATATTCATAAAGCTCGACTGCTGCTGAAATCGGTTCGTGATACCAATCCACAGCATGGACCTGGCTGGATTGCCTCTGCCCGCGTAGAAGAAACGGCAGGAAAGCTTCTGCAAGCCCGTAAGATTATTCAGGAAGGAACCCGTGTTTGCCCCGACAATGAGGACGTTTGGCTTGAAGCCGCCCGTCTGCATCCAATTCCCGTAGCCAAATCCATTTTGGCGACAGCCGTCCGGAGAATACCTACATCGATACAAATCTTTTTGAAAGCTGCTTCCTTGGAAACGGCCGACTCCGCCAAGAAAGCTGTCCTGCGCAAGGCTCTCGAAGCCAACCCAACCTCCACACTGCTCTGGAAGGCTGCGATTGACTTGGAGGAGGCCGACGATGCCCGAGTACTATTAGCGGTCGCTGTCGAAAAGGTTCCGCAAGACGTCGATTTATGGCTTGCCTTGGCACGCCTCGAAACATATCAGAGCGCTCAAAAGGTGCTGAACAAAGCCCGCAAAGCCTTACCATCCGATCGCTCGGTCTGGCTGGCAGCGGCCAAGCTGGAAGAATCGCAAGATCACGTTGATACGGTATCCAAGATTGTCGATCGAGCCGTACGGTCGCTTCGGAAACAAGACGCCGTTATATCGCGAGAACAATGGTTAGAGGAAGCCGAGAAGGCGGAATCGGCCGACGCACCGATCACAAGTGCGGCAATCATACACCATACGATTGGTCAAgacgtggaagaagaggattgTCTGCGTACCTGGTCGGAAGACGCCAAAGCTTGTGTTGCCCGGGGTTCCGTCGTGACGGCACGGTCTATTCTCGCGCACGCGTTGCGAGTGTTTCCGAGCAAGCGTGTTTTGTGGATGCAAGCGGTAGAATTGGAACGCCAGCATGGGACAGCGGTAACACTAGAAGAGCGTTTACGGGATGCCACACATGCTTTACCGCGGGTGGAGATTTTCTGGTTATTGCGCGCGAAGGAGCAATGGATGGCGGGCAAGGTCGACGAGGCACGTCAGATCCTGACGGACGCCTTTGCGGCCAACCCGGATTCTGAGTCGGTCTggttggcggcggccaagCTGGAGTGGGAAAACGACGAACTGGAGCGAGCGCGAGTCCTGTTCGCTCGGGCGCGTGAACGAGCACCGACGGCCCGCGTATACATGAAATCGGCGATTCTGGAACGGGAGCAAAAGTGTTTCGGGGATGCGCTGAAGCTGGTagaagaaggaatcgaaaaGTATCCCAAATTTGCCAAGCTGTACATGATCGGGGGACAGATTTACGCGGACGACATGCCGAAGCACAAGGGAAGCTTGGATCGAGCGCGCAAGTTTTATCAGCGAGGACTGGAAGCTTGTTTGGAGAACGTGACGCTCTGGAAGTTGGCGAGTCGGTTAGAAGAATCGGCGTGGCGGTTCGACGCAAAGGATGCGGCTGGGGAATCCGACAAGGCTGTGAGCAACGGGAACGTTGTAGCCAAACCTGGAGCTGCGGGTGCTACCAAAGCGCGCAGTCTTTTGGAATTGGCCCGTCTGAAGAATCCCAAAAACGCGGAATTGTGGTTAGAAGCCGTCCGGTTAGAGCGTCGGAACGGGAGTCTCCGCATTTCCGAAAGTTTGCTGGCGAAAGCGTTGCAGGAATGTCCGACTTCGGGAATGCTGTTGGCCGAAACGATTTGGACAGCGCCGCGCGCGACTCAAAAGTCGAAATCGGCAGACGCCATTCAACTGTGTCCGGACGACCCGCAGGTAATTGTGGCCGTGGCGAGCCTATTTGCGTCGGAACGCAAGCACGAAAAGGCGCGGAAGTGG
- a CDS encoding predicted protein has product MRVLSYCRDRLIRKPAEPIFGTSEPYNTKRSMSSCFNLALCVLAAVCLPWSATAHFNCGTRDPSPFEQRLDQVRINHFKQSTEGRRLITDSCEELCVQCVEIDVYFHLSAVPAPSADDSDRFFFPHPLESVDRFAESDTTLTIEDFASLQGIYSLIDDNMRVLNERYAESPFTFTWRNSDPASASVSVNTDLVDFVVDTMFDENGVASELHTGDASVLNVYLTYRQCAISNQLDPDTGEPLLSCGLLGIAVFPSFQQSNRNADGVYVNYSTLTGGGFPNNDAGLTLVHEVGHWLGLYHTFQNSAAQEGTDPCSPQNGNDFVADTPTQLASSQDLYNCSLSFYEGEEIPDSCPNLAGSDPVFNYMNYVSNEECWPPGVGEFTCGQYERMYMQWLLYRRSDEPCQDNEMEIEISMEINRRFTSENAFYLTYVDTGEVLLNSTRDFEALGPPFQTEVLSDFCAPVGQYSFVLVDAARDGFLDGGFLEVSVNGELVGSVSGNFGESATIDFGTPDGDSGANFVGGSNSDARRRCSTPAIVFFCGIIYLSRAFLNIQQRTASGKNSLSSESHVLSDFCAPVGQYSFVLVDAARDGFLDGGFLEVSVNGELVGSVSGNFGESATIDFGSSAGGPGPVGFPSSITNSPVEANAPVSSPADGDTFVPTPVGNPSFVSKAAYRGWAAALGVALAGTGWTVDL; this is encoded by the exons ATGCGCGTCCTCTCTTATTGTAGAGACCGCCTCATTCGGAAGCCAGCTGAACCAATTTTTGGCACGAGCGAGCCTTATAACACGAAACGAAGCATGTCGAGCTGCTTCAATCTTGCGCTATGTGTGCTTGCAGCGGTGTGTCTTCCGTGGTCCGCAACGGCCCATTTCAACTGCGGAACACGAGATCCTTCTCCTTTTGAGCAGCGCTTGGATCAAGTCCGCATCAACCATTTCAAACAGTCCACGGAAGGCCGGCGATTGATTACAGATTCTTGCGAAGAACTTTGCGTCCAGTGCGTGGAAATTGACGTATATTTCCATTTGAGCGCCGTTCCTGCTCCATCGGCCGATGATAGTGATCGGTTCTTTTTCCCGCATCCCCTCGAATCGGTTGATCGCTTTGCGGAAAGTGATACGACACTGACTATCGAAGACTTTGCCTCATTGCAAGGTATTTACAGCCTGATTGATGACAATATGCGGGTTCTCAACGAGCGGTACGCGGAGTCTCCATTCACATTCACTTGGAGAAACTCTGATCCTGCGAGTGCCAGTGTTTCCGTCAATACGGATTTGGTGGACTTTGTCGTCGACACCATGTTTGACGAGAATGGAGTTGCGTCTGAACTGCATACCGGGGATGCCAGTGTACTGAATGTCTACTTGACGTACAGACAATGTGCTATCTCAAACCAGCTCGACCCTGATACCGGCGAGCCGCTGCTCTCGTGTGGCCTCCTCGGCATTGCTGTTTTCCCAAGTTTTCAGCAATCCAACCGAAACGCCGATGGTGTGTACGTTAACTACAGCACGCTTACCGGTGGAGG CTTTCCAAACAACGACGCTGGGTTGACACTTGTTCATGAAGTTGGGCACTGGCTTGGACTGTATCACACGTTTCAGAATAGTGCTGCCCAGGAGGGAACCGACCCGTGCTCACCGCAGAACGGGAACGACTTCGTCGCCGACACACCTACACAGTTGGCATCGTCCCAGGACCTATACAACTGCTCATTGAGCTTTTATGAGGGTGAAGAGATCCCGGACTCGTGCCCCAACTTGGCTGGAAGCGACCCTGTGTTCAACTACATGAACTATGTCTCGAACGAAGAGTGCTGGCCCCCTGGTGTTGGGGAGTTCACGTGTGGACAGTACGAGCGCATGTACATGCAGTGGCTACTGTACCGCAGATCCGACGAGCCTTGTCAAGACAACGAAATGGAGATTGAGATTTCGATGGAGATCAACCGAAGGTTTACTAGTGAAAACGCATTCTACCTGACCTACGTGGATACGGGCGAAGTGTTGCTGAACTCGACTCGTGATTTTGAGGCCCTTGGACCTCCTTTCCAGACCGAAGTGTTGTCCGATTTCTGTGCTCCCGTGGGACAATACTCGTTCGTGCTTGTGGATGCCGCTCGGGACGGATTTTTGGACGGCGGTTTTCTCGAAGTGTCCGTGAACGGGGAGTTGGTCGGAAGTGTATCGGGCAACTTTGGAGAGTCGGCCACGATTGACTTTGGCACACCAGATGGAGATAGCGGTGCCAATTTTGTTGGGGGCTCCAACAGTGATGCTAGGCGTCGTTGTTCGACTCCTGCGATCGTTTTCTTCTGCGGGATAATATACTT ATCGCGAGCTTTCCTAAACATTCAGCAGCGTACAGCTAGCGGAAAA AATAGCCTAAGTTCAGAGAGTCATGTGTTGTCCGATTTCTGTGCTCCCGTGGGACAATACTCGTTCGTGCTTGTGGATGCCGCTCGGGACGGATTTTTGGACGGCGGTTTTCTCGAAGTGTCCGTGAACGGGGAGTTGGTCGGAAGTGTATCGGGCAACTTTGGAGAGTCGGCCACGATTGACTTTGGCAGTTCTGCGGGAGGTCCGGGCCCCGTCGGCTTCCCAAGCAGCATAACGAACAGCCCGGTGGAGGCAAATGCGCCTGTGTCCAGCCCAGCGGACGGGGATACCTTTGTTCCCACACCCGTCGGTAATCCATCTTTTGTCAGCAAAGCGGCGTACCGCGGTTGGGCTGCGGCTCTTGGTGTGGCCCTGGCGGGAACGGGCTGGACGGTTGATTTGTGA